Part of the Oncorhynchus kisutch isolate 150728-3 linkage group LG2, Okis_V2, whole genome shotgun sequence genome, AAAATACCCCAAAGCAGGGACATTTTGGCTACATGTGGAAGCAGACACCTTGCGGTTATGGAGCACAACAACATTCTGGCTCtccatggaggaggtggtgtgggggtgctttgctggtggtactgtctgtgatttatttagaattcaaggcacacttaaccagcatggctaccacagcattctgcagtgatactccatcccatcaggtttgcacttagtgtgaatatcatttgtttttcattggGACAAtgaccaacacacctccaggatgtgtaagggctatttgaccaagaaggagagtgctgcatcagatgacctgtcctccacaatcgcccgacctaaacccaattgagatggtttgggatgagttggaccgcagagggaaggaaacgcagccaacaagtgctcgacatatgtggaaactccttcaagactgttggaaaagcattcaaggcgaagctggttgagagaatgccaagagtgtgcaaagctgtcatcaaggcaaagggtggctactttgaagaatctcaaatataaaatacatttagatttgtttaacaccttgttgattactacatgattccatatgtgttatttcatagtttttatgtcttcactattattctacaatgtaaaaataaagaaaagcccttgaatgagtaggtgtgatcCTGTTGATTGCATGTTGATTAGTTTCAGTGCTATCTGGGTTGTTAATTGGATTCGCCCAGAAGTTCTTGATTTATAGTTTATTTGTATTGTACATTTTaattatttgtgtacttgtttgacattttactaCACAGTGTTAGGATATAGTAGCATGAGCTTTCGCTATAACAGCTGCTAAACTGTGTAAGAGACCAataaactttttatttatttaactagattTTTTATTTCCGAAAGAGATGGCTTACTATTGTATAAATGTCTCGTGCAAAATTGTCTTTATCCACTCATGTAAAAACAGGGAGTGAAACTTTCTCCTGGTGTTCCATAACTTAATTTTATAGACCTGAACTCGACAGATATTATGGCTGAAGTTCCATATGCGAGCATGTATCAGTGTGACACTGTTTACCTTCCGCAAAAATGGAACCGTAGTATACTAGCCATCAGTGGGtgaatgttgtgtttatattactTAAAAATACaaagataaaaaatataaatatcaaATATGTTACGTAAAGTACACATTAAGTAATGTAGGAATTATATCTCAAACCTTCCTGCTTTTGATTTTTATCGTCAGAGGTTATAAAGAAACCAAGTAATGTGTACCCATGTTTTCTTTCGGACGATGCAGACTAAAGGACCGAGTTGCTGTGGGAGGAAAAGATGGCGCTGCCCATGTTAAGAGGTTGCTACCGTAGCAGGCCGCCTTCAGTACTGATTCGTTTCTTGAAACCTGATCACGTTGTGCAGCCCCAGTCCAACAAGACTACTCGCCTGGCTCCAACTTTGTCCGTTGGTGTCGTTTCCACAGTCCGATCTTACAGCTCTGATCGAGGTGGAGGTAAACAAAACCAGAAGGTGGTTGTGGTTGGCATCCCCAACCCTTTCATATGGTTTCGAACCCGAATATACTATTTTTTGATTCGGGTTTATTTTGACAAGGAATTCAAAATCGAAGAATTCACAGAGGGATCTAAACAGGTAGGTAGGCTACAGTCCGTGGAATAAGTAGTCTCTAGCTAGTTAGACCAGAAATACTTCATTTCTTATTAAAGTATGCTTTACTAATACCGCAGCTTGCCAAGAAAAACAACGTGGGCGTTACTGCAAGCTAAATTTTGTACACAATCCAGTTCTTGTGAAATGTTTGACTGTTTCCCCTTGTAATCATGAACAGTTGAACTGGTTCCTTAGTGCATCTTACATAATTGTTACGTTGTGTTATAGCTAAAATATAATATGTTGTTGCAGGCATTCTCCCATGTTTCAAGACTGTTGTCAGGGAGTCAATTTGAGTCTCTTGAAGGTCTGGTTGCTAAAGACGTGAGTATTATATTCTCAGACATTTTTGCACAAGTCATTTCAGTGTAGAATTGATAGGAGAGCTGCTAGTGGGTTGGGGGGTAGCAGCTAGCCCTAGCGGTTTAGAACattgtaaccaaaaggttgctggttcaaatcctcgagctgactAGGTCAAAAATATGCCAATGTGCCCTTgtgcaaagcacttaaccctgaTAGCTTCTGTAAGTCATTCTGGATACTAGCGTCTGTTAAATTAGGGGTTCGTAAGCTTTTTCACTCAAGcctccccttccagcattggggaacatcctccgccccccttccagcattagGGGAACATCTTCTCCCCACGTCAGTTTCTATGGGCACAACCACtcttcatgacacaaactgttcacacccctctgttttttttctttcttgcaattctatacattttgccatgtctaatgtgtattcatgtgatatttgagtgactcaaacattacaacatAACCTATGGGCTAAATGtcgctgacatgggctagttcaTCTAGACATTTCTTACAAGATATAAATGTCTTTTTaaggcagggtttcccaaactcagggCCGAGTTTGGAAAAGCCTGCTCTAAGGtgtgcaatgactgacatgacgaGAGGAAAACTGacgatgcactacccaattttgaaattgcaccttgtgcaacTATTACAACTTTCAGGGGTAGGTTGTTAGCCGGACTGCCGAACTACTGTGCTAAATAACTCAAATATAAATGTATACCACGTTATCTGCAGGCATTAGGCCCTTTCTCATATTTCCCCTCTGCATTTTCTCCCTCAAAGCTGATTGCAAAACTGGAAGAGAAATGTGCTCTGCTCCCTCCCAGCCACCTGCAAGCACTTTCTGCTGATCTGGAAGACTTGATGTACACAACACCAGGGGATGTTGGCATCtgttatgatgatgatggtaagAGCCAGGTTATGTCTACACAGCAAAAAACAACACACTAAACCACCTACTCCTTTACTATGACtgtcaacagtcagtaatatGTTAACTAAATGTGGGTGGATTCCAATAAAATAATGTATTTCCTTCTGTATAGACTTCGATTGCATATCTGTAAGAATTGAATAAGTGATTGGATTAGTAAGCACTGTGCCATTACATTTCATATTGACAAATGGGAGCTCATCAAGGGAAGGAAATTAGTTATCACAGTAGTCTCATTCACCAGAGCCTGTATGCCTGGTGTGCAATAAATGCATTTGCCATAAGAACTGAATGACCTGGCATAGGCATTTTTAGGGCTGGCACTATTACCGTGTAACTGACGTTTATGGATGAAAACTGTCCTGAAAATAAAATTACCCCCcccttcacctttatttaaccaggtaggcaagttgagaacaagttctcatttacaattgcgacctggccaagataaagcaaagcagttcgaaacATACAATAACACaaaaatacagtcaataatacagtagaaaaataagtctatatacaatgtgagcaagtgaggtgggaagggaggtaaaggcaaaaaaaaggccatggtggtgaagtaaatacaaaaaaaacaagtaaaacactggaatggttgatttgttatggaagaatgtgcaaagtagagatagaaataatggggtgcaaaggagcaaaataaataaatacagtagggaatgaggtagttgtttgggctaaattatagatgggctatgtacaggtgcagtaatctttgagctgctctgacagctggtgcttaaagctagcgagggagataagtgtttccagtttcagagattattgtagttcgttccagtcattggcagcagagaactggaaggagaggcggccaaaggaagaattggttttgggggtgaccagagagatatacctgctggagcgcgtgctacaggtgggtgctgctatggtgaccagcgagctgagataaggggggactttacctagcagggccttgtagatgacctggagccagtgggtttggcgacgagtatgaagcgagggccagccaatgagagtgtacaggtcacagtggtaggtagtatgtggggctttggtgacaaaacggatggcactgtgatagactgcatccaatttattgagtagggtattggaggctattttgtaaatgacatctccTATGTCGAGGAtctgtaggatggtcagttttacaagggtatgtttggcagcatgagcgaaggatgctttgttgcgaaataggaagccaattctagatttaactttggattggagatgtttgttgtgagtctggaaggagagtttacagtctaaccagacacctaggtatttgtagttgtccacacattctaagtcagagccgtccagagtagtgatgttggacaggcgggcaggtgcaggcagcgatcggttgaagagcattcatttagttttacttgtatttaagagcaattggaggccacggaaggagagttgtatggcattgaagctcgcctggagggttgttaacacagtgtccaaagaagggccagaagtatacagaatgaggtcgtctgcgtagaggtggatcagagactcaccagcagcaagagcgacatcattgatgtatacagagaaaagagtcggtccaagaattgaaccctgtggcaccctcccggacaacagaccctccgatttgacacactgaactctatcggagaagtagttggtgaggcaatcatttgagaaaccaaggctgtctagtctgtcgatgaggatgtggtgattgacagagtcgaaagccttggctaggtcaatgaatacggctgcactgtttcttatcgatggcggttaagatatcgtttaggaccttgagcgtggctgaggtgcacccatgaccagctctgaaaccagattgcatagcggagaaggtatggtgggattcgaaatggtcggtaatctgtttgttgacttggcttttgaagactttagaaaggcagggtaggatagatataggtctgtagcagtttgggtcaagagtgtccgccccctttgaagagtgggatgaccgcagctgctttccaacctttgggaatctcagacgacacgaaagaggtttgacaggctagtaataggggtggcaacaaatTAGGCAgttaattttagaaagaaaggcttcagattgtctagcccggctgatttgtaggggtccagattttgccgctctttcagaacatcagctgactggatttgggagaaggagaaatggggaaggcttggacgagatgctgtggggggtgcagtgctgttgaccggggtaggggtagcaaggtggaaagcatggccagccgtagaaaaatgcttattgaaattctcaattatagtggatttatcggtggtgacagtgtttcctatcttcagtgcagtgggcagctgggaggaggtgttcttattctccatggactttacagtgtctcagaacttttttgagtttgtgttgcaggaagcaaatttctgcttgaaaatgctagccttggcttttcttactgcctgtgtatattggtttctagcttccctgaaaagttgcatatcacgggggctgttcgatgctaatgcagaacgccataggatatttttgtgttggttaagggcagtcaggtctggagagaaccaatggctaaatctgttcctggttctaaatttcttgaatggggcatgcttatttaagatggtgaggaaggcatttaaaaaaaaataaccaggcatcctctactgacgggatgagatcaatatccttccaggataccccggccaggtcgattagaaaggcctgctcgctgaagtgtttcagggagcgtttgacagtgatgagtggaggtcgtttgaccgctgacccagtacggatgcaggcaatgaagcagtgatcgctgagatcttggttgaaaacagcagaggtgtatttagagggcaagttggttaggatgatatctatgagggtgcccgtgtttacggctttggggtggtacctggtaggttcattgataatttgtgtgagattgagggcatcaagcttagattgtaggatggctggggtgttaagcatgttccagtttaggtcgccttcagagctcgtgctgctagatagatggggggcaatcagttcacatatggtgtccaaagcacagctgggggcagagggtggtctattgcaggtggcaacagtgagagacttgtttttagagaggtggatttttaaagtagaagttcaaattgtttgggtacagacctggatagtaggacagaactctgcaggctatctttgcagtagattgcaacaccgccccctttggctgttctatcttgtctgaaaatttaGTTCGGGATgaacatttcagaatttttggtggtcttcaaaagcaaggattcagacacggctagaacatccgggttggcagagtgtggcttctgttaacatgcatgaaaccaaggcttttacagttaccgaagtcatcaaaagagagcgcctggggaataggagtggagctagcattttatttttttgttttttttcctttatttaaccaggcaagtcagttaagaacaaattcttattttcaatgacggcctaggaacagtgggttaactgcctgttcaggggcagaacgacagaccttgtcagctcggggatttgaacttgcaaccttccggttactagtccaacgctctaaccactaggctaccctgccacccattGCGAACCGCAGGTGGGAATTTTGATCTggttacatgtacattgaacaacacagcagcttttcAGCATGCTTTGTTATTTCTgtataacaaaaaaataaacgACGAAGTTGGCTCTTTTAAACTGGGGTCAATGGGAAAGAATGTTGTTTTCTCCAATTTGTAGGCGTGGTCGAGGGGAATTTGTTATTATTACGTAAATATTGACTCGGAgtatggctgcctggtattgtgatgcaatgATTTCCATGGTAATGTAAATATTCATTCAAATTATGTTAACATGGCTCATGCAATGACATTTATTTTTTGTAAGGTCAAGTaagttgaatcaacaaatcacagcataatgatgggtacacttcctgcttttacatCTTGATTTTAATCATCCAAAATTATATGACTGTCACAGCCCTACTGTAGgcgttttgttgttgttacaaaAACATTAATCTCTATTCTTTCAGGGCGGAAGTTTGTCAGTATTCTGATGAGGTACTGGTATCTAACAAGTGCCCGGTTGCCTGAGGAATCATTGGAGGGAACACGCATCTTTCAGGTGGCCATAGGTGGTGAGGGTGAGCCAGAGACTAAGAGATTGCTCACAGCGAACTATGAgtgagtttttttgtttgttattgttGCTAAAGTACAATGTTCACATTTGATTTAATGGTCTGCAGTTGGAAGTGGCTGTGATAAAGCAATTCAAGTATCTCTCTGACAAATAGAAAGCATTAAGTCTGCAAACAGTCTTGGATCCTAGATCTGTTCCCAAGGAAACAACTACCTGCAGTAACCTCCTTTGAATGACTGTCAAGTGTCTCACGTGCTTAATGTTTACACTTCCTGTTTAACAACCCTTTTATCCATCATGGCTTTTTGCAGATTCCAAAGGGAGTTTACTAAGGGGGTGCCGCCGGACTGGACCATCACCAGGATAGAACACTCCAAGCTGCTGGATTAAACTGGGATTGTGAATGGAGATTATAGGTGGAAatggagagtagtagagagacaTAGAATGGAAGACCATCCTTCTTCCTGACCCTACAAGAATATCCCCCTAACTGCTAAAATCTTGAGATGCTCCTCAGGAGCAAAATAGCTCTCAAAACTCAAGACCAGAAAATATATGGGAATTATTCAGGGCAAACTTTCTATCTGCCAGAAGTTACATACTATCCACTGTAGAAAAATAGCAAAAGTCAAACATGTCTGTTCATAATTGTACTACTATACGGAAGTCTGTGTAAGACCAGGTTGTTGAGTTTTTTTGCCCTTGTCTCAGCAAGCACCGCAATCAGTGGTCAAAACTAGGCTTTGTCAGTTCTGCCTCTAAGGCCTGAGATTCATTATTTTGTTTAATGGGGAGGGTAGACAAGGGGCATACAGACAGTGTGAAAATTAGCTCTGTATTGAGATTCACCATATTGAGATTCTGTCTTCGATCTGCTGCTGTCCACGCTTTGGTGTCTTCAAGTAGAGCGTGCACACAGACTGAAGAAAATGTCACACTTTCTGTTTAGGTTTCAgatgtaaacaaaacaaaatgatgATAATTCAAGCATGCCCTGAGCAAACTTTTCTCAAACCTCCTTGTACTCTTGCTTTCACACACTCAATAGTTATGTAGAGAGGATGAATTCCAACTATGCCATAAAAATTACTATAGCTACTGTTTCCATTTCTTGAGATGTGCTCTGTCACCAGAATAGTCCATCTGAACATAAGTGATAACCAATTACTGTTGGTGACTgaaagtatacagttgaagtcggaagtttacatacatttaggttggagtcattaaaaacttgtttcaaccactccacacatttcttgtaaacaaactatagttttggcaagtcggtcaggacatctactctgtgcatgacacaagtaattttaacaacaattgtttacagacagattatttcacttataattcactgtatcataattcccgtgggtcagaagtttacatacactaagttgactgtctttaaacagcttggaaaattccagaaaaggatgtcatggctttagaagcttctgataggctaattgacatcatcttagtcaattggagttgtacctgtggatgtatttaaaggcctaccttcaaactcagtgcctctttgcttgacatcatgggaaaatcaaaagaaatcagccaagacctcagacattcttttttgtagacctccacaggtctgtttcatccttgggagcaatttccaaacgcctgaatgtaccacgttcatctgcacaaacaatagtactcgagtataaacaccatgggatcacgcagccatcataccgctcaggaaggagacacgttctgtctcctagagattaacgtactttggtgcgaaaagtgcaaaccacagcaaaggaccttgtgaagatactggaggaaaccggtacaaaagaatctatgtccacagtaaaatttgtcctatatcaacataacctgaaaggccgctcagcaagaaagaagccactgctcaaaagctgccataaaaaagccagactacggtttgcaactgcacatggggacaaagattgtactttttggagaaatgtcctctggtctgatgaaaaacaaaatagaactgtttggccatattgaccatcgttatgtttggaggaaaaagatgGAGGCTTTCAAGCCaaagaaccccatcccaaccgtgaagcacgggggtggcagcatcatgttgtgagggtgctttactgcaggagggactggtgcacttcacaaaatagatggcatcacgaggaaagaaaattatgtggatatattgaagcaacatctcaagacatcagtcaggaagttacagcttggtcgcaaatgggtcttccaactggacaatgaccccaagcatacttccaaagttgtggcaaaatggcttaaggacaacatagtccaggtattggagtggccatcacaaagccctgatcttaatcctatagaaaatatgtgggcagaactgaaaaagcgtgtgtgagcaaggaggcctagaaacctgattcagtcacaccagctctgtcaggggtaatgggccaaaattcattgtgggaagcttctggaaggctacctgaaacgtttgaccaaaattaatcaatttaaaggcattgctaccaaatactaatggagtgtatgtaaacttctgacctactgggaatgtgatgaaataaataaaagctgacatttcacattcttaaaataatgtggtgatcctaactgacctaagacaattactttttactaggattaaaagtcaggaattgtgaaaaactgagtttaaatatatttggctaaggtgtatgtaaatttcccacttcaactgtatgtttcttCTTTTGTACAGTGAGTACTCTTTTGTGTGCACATGACTAGTAGTGATGCGATTGCATTCCCACTGACTCACATgaaaagtgtgtgtctgtgtgtcagtagaAAACTACTCTCAGTCCATTGTGCAATTGTCTTTGGCAGTCACTCATTGTTATAAATCAATTAACATTTTAGTGAAATTattatgttgaaatgtatgtgtTTTGTGCTTTCCTTCCCAAAACATATACACTGAAGTTTGGTAAACATGCAACATACATGTTAATATTATATATATCAAGATAATATGGTTTACAtatgattcaaatcaaatgtatttataaagcccttcttacatcagctgatatctcaaattgctgtacagaaacccagcctaaaatcccaaacagcaagcaatgcaggtgtagaagcacggtggctaggaaaatctccctagaaaggccagaaactaggaagaaacctagagaggaaccaggctatgaggggtggccagtcctcttctggctgtgccggtagagattataacagaacatggccaagatgttcgaatgttcatagatgaccaacagagtcaaataataataaataatccaattttattggtcacatatacatatttagcagatattattgtttGTGTAGCAAAATGCATGTGTTCTTGTCCAACGGTGCAGTATaataacaattcacaacaatacacacatctcaaagtaaaataatggaattaagaaatatataaatattagaacgAGCAATGTTGGattggcattgactagaatacggtatatacatatgaaatgagtaaaacggTATGTAAATATTActcaagtgaccagtgttccgtGTCTTAGTACGCAGGGCAGAACCCTCTAAGGTGCAGgattgagtaaccgggtggtagctggctagtgacactgactaagtTTATTGAAGGGTACTGGGTGGATGCCTACTGGTGATGATATTTAACAgtgatagccttgagatagaagctgcttttcaggctctcggtcccagctttgatgcacctgtactggactcgccttctggatgatagtggggtgaacag contains:
- the LOC109865505 gene encoding m-AAA protease-interacting protein 1, mitochondrial, which translates into the protein MALPMLRGCYRSRPPSVLIRFLKPDHVVQPQSNKTTRLAPTLSVGVVSTVRSYSSDRGGGKQNQKVVVVGIPNPFIWFRTRIYYFLIRVYFDKEFKIEEFTEGSKQAFSHVSRLLSGSQFESLEGLVAKDLIAKLEEKCALLPPSHLQALSADLEDLMYTTPGDVGICYDDDGRKFVSILMRYWYLTSARLPEESLEGTRIFQVAIGGEGEPETKRLLTANYEFQREFTKGVPPDWTITRIEHSKLLD